AGCTTCGCTGTTAATGGTGAGCGGAAGGGTCTCCTACGAAATCATATCAAAGGCATTTATAGCACATATACCTACAGTAGTATCAGTATCAGCTAGCTCTTCATTAGCTGTTGATTTTGCTAAAGAATTTGGAATGAAACTTATTGGCTTTTGCCGAGGCGATAATGCCACCTATTACACGTAATACAATAGAAGTTCTCTTTTTAATAAGTTTTACAAAATCATAAATTACGCATTAAAAACTCCCATACCATCGTATTTATCCATGCGTTCTTTAATTAATTTTTTAATGGTAAGCTTGCTTAATTCAGCATAGGTTTTAACAATTTGCTTCTCTACAATTGCAAAAGCTTCAGCTCTATTACTATGTGCTCCGCCGAAAGGTTCTTTGATAATACCATCAATAAGACCTTGCTTTTTCATGTCTTTAGCTGTTAACTTTAAAGACTCTGCAGCTTCTTCTTTATGATCCCAACTACGCCATAAAATTGACGAACAAGATTCAGGTGAAATCACAGTATACCATGTGTTTTCCATCATATACACTCGATCTCCTACTCCAATTCCAACAGCACCTCCAGAAGCACCTTCACCTATAACAATTGATATAATAGGCGTCTTTAAAATGGTCATTTCAAAAATATTTCTGGCAATTGCTTCACCTTGTCCACGTTCTTCGGCTTCTAAACCAGGATAAGCACCAGGAGTGTCAATTAATGTGACTACAGGAATACCAAACTTCTCAGCCATTTTCATCAATCGTAATGCTTTACGATACCCTTCAGGGTTTGCCATTCCGAAATTTCTAAACTGCCGTGTTTTGGTGTTAAATCCTTTTTGTTGACCAATAAACATATACGATTGATCACCAATCTTTCCTAAACCACCAATCATGGCTTTATCATCTTTTACATTTCTATCACCGTGCAATTCCATAAAAGTACCTTTTGTCAATGCTTTTATAAAGTCTAATGTATAGGGTCTAGAAGGGTGTCTTGATAATTGGACACGCTGCCAAGCAGTCAGATTTTTATAAATATCTGTACGTGTTTTTACTAATTTTTTTTCTATTTGCTCACAAGTTTCTGTAACATCTACATCACTTTCCTTACCTATAATCAAGCATTTAGATAACTGCTCTTCTAATTCTTGTATAGGTTGTTCAAAATCTAAGTATTCCATAAAACTCATTTAGTTGATAATACAAATATATAGAAACTATTTTACCATATAATAAAACTGTGAAAAAATACTTTAAATGATTTATTATCAAGTTATACTTTATGAACTATTGTTACATTTGCAAAAGCAATGTTTAGAAAAATACAAATCATTATCTTTGATTTTCATAAAACCTTTAATTAATGGAGCGTTCAATTATACTTAACAATACGGAAATTCAACATAAAATTAGAAGAATGGCTTTTCAGATTTACGAATCTAATGCCAATCAAAAAGAAGTTGTTATTGCTGGAATTGCAAATAACGGATTTGTTTTAGCGAATAAAATAAAAACAATTTTAGAAGAAATTTCACCAATCAAAGCGACTGTTTGCGAAGTGATTATTAACAAGAAAAAACCATTAAGCCGCGTTGAAACTTCAATTCCAGAAAGTGATTATAAAAATAAATCATTGATCTTGGTAGATGATGTTTTAAACTCAGGAACTACGTTAATGTACGCCGTTAAACACTTTCTAGACGTTCCGTTAAAGCAATTTAAAACTGCAGTATTGGTAAATAGAAACCATAAAAAGTATCCTATCAAGGCAGATTTCAAAGGGCTATCACTTTCTACATCGATACAAGAACATATAGCCGTTGAAATTGAAGACGATAAAATGATTGCTTATTTAGATTAATATAGTGTCCCCTTTTTGCAATTTAAACTTACCAGATGATTAATACTTCTTGGAAGCTATTCTATTACTATAAGTGATATGCCTTACTATTTTTTTAAAGCCGGATCATCTAAACGAATCAATATCTCTTCAGCAATTTCGTCCATACCTTTATTATCAATTAAAATAGCATGTTGTGCTTGTTCGTAATAAGTTGTACGTTCAAACAAATGTTTTGCAATAAACTCCTTTAGTTTATCATTGGGTATTGTCGCAATTAAGGGTCTACTCTCTTTATTCTCAGCTTTTGATAATGTGTTATAGGTGTTTTGCAACGATGATTTTAAATAAACAGAAGTTGAAAATTCATTAATTAAATCTATATTTTTTCCATAACAAGGTGTTCCACCTCCTAAAGCGAGCACAAAAGATTCTTCATTTTTCAATAATTCTTCCAAAAACTGTGTCTCTTTTTTACGAAAATAGATCTCTCCTTTCGTTTTAAAAAGTTCAACAATACTCAAATTTTCCTTTTTTTCGATGAAATCATCCAAATCTATAAAGGGAATTTGCACTTTTTTGGCAATAATTCTTCCAATTGAGGACTTTCCACTTGCCATATATCCAATAAAAACTAACTTCATAAAAACTTATTTGTCTTATAATATGTAGGTTACAAATATCGTGTAAATTTTTTTTAAAAATAGCTTGCAGAATAAATATTAGATATTATATTTGCAACCGCAATCACAAAGATATGCAATTACAATGACCTGGTAGCTCAGTTGGTAGAGCATCTCCCTTTTAAGGAGAGGGTCCTGGGTTCGAGCCCCAGCCCGGTCACCATTTATTTTCAAAAAAGTTAAGCTATTTTAGCTTAACTTTTTTTTGTTTAGGCACATGTGGCGGAATTGGTAGACGCGTTAGCTTGAGGGGTTAATGTCCATTTGGACGTGCAGGTTCAACTCCTGTCATGTGCACAAAGTTTTTTTTGTATATTAAAGAAGTTAAATTACCTTTATTTTACTGTTTAAATTTAATTGAACTTTAGCAAGATCTAATAAACAATTAAAATAAAATGTTAATTTATTACAAATGGTACCTTTTTTGTAATCCTTTTAAAAATAATTTATTTAATTATTAGTATTATTGCCTTATGCAAAAACTATTACCCACTTTACTTTCTCTTTTTATGTTTGTTAGCTTTTTAAATGCTCAAGATAAAGAGGTTTCAGACACACAGAGCCCTGCTAAAATATTAAAAGGTAGAATTATTGATGTAAATGACAAAACGGCCTTACAAAGTGCCAATATTGTTAATTTAAACACCGCAGTAGGTACAATTACAAATTCAAACGGTAATTTTGAAATTCCCGCTCATGCAAATGACACTTTACACATTTCCTATCTGGGTTACCAATCCATAAAATTAAAAATCACTAATGATTTACTTAGGGGAAATGAATTAGAAATTGCTATTCATGAAAAAACAATAGACATTGATGAAGTAACCGTTAAGGCTCATAATTTAATAGGTGTATTAGAAATAGATGCAAAAAATGTACCTATGGATAAATTTTCTAGAATTCACATTGAAGGTTTGCCACAAACTTATGAAATAGGAAAACCTCAAGGTAAAGAATATACTGGTGTTGGAGGAGCTTTGTTCAACCCTGTTGACTTTTGGTATACTAAGTTTGGTAAAAAACCAAAAGAACTTAAAAAACTAAGAAAACTAAAAGAGCAAGATAACTCTCGCGACATGATGGAGGGAAACTTCAGTAGAGAAATTCTTATGGACTATATGGACATGAGCAGGAAAGAGCTTGACGATTTATTAAAAGAATGTAATTACTCTTCTAGTTTCACTAAAAAAGCAAGCGATTTACAGATAATTGAAGCTGTGTTAGAATGCTACGAGAATTACAGAGCTATTAAAGAAGGAACGGTTTCTAAAGAAAAAGTAAGGGTTAATAATCAAGAGAAGAATTAATAACCGATGTTCGGCTAACATATATAAACAAAAAAAAGGAGGTCAATTGACCTCCTTTTTTTTGTTTACTGTTTATAATTTTTTTACTTAATTGTTTCCTAATATAAGAGGTAAACCATCTTTACTACTTCCTACAATAACAACCTTAGAATTTGGTGATTTAGCTAACTCTAAGGTAGCCTCAATCCCTTTATCTTGCAATATTTTATCTGTTAAAGAAGCACTTAATATTTTATTAGCCTCTGCTTTACCTTTAGCTTCAATAATCTGTTTTTGAGCTTCTTTATCGGCCGTTACCAATCTGAATTCATATTCTAATGATTCTTGCTCTTGTTTTAATTTACGCTCAATAGCTTCTTTTATAGTAGAAGGTAACGTCACATCTCTAACCAAAATCTCATCCAATAAAATATGCTGGTCATTTATTATTTTTTTACTTTCTTCAAAAATTTCAGCTTGAATCGCGTCCCTTTTACTTGAATACAATTGTTCTGGAGTATAACGTCCAACAACACTTCTTGCAGCAGACCTTATTGTTGGTAGCAATATCCTGTTTAAATAATCTTCACCAATATCTTGATGTAACTTTCCAAGTTCTGCATATTTTGGTTGATACCATATTGAAGCATCTAATTGAATATCTAATCCATTTGAAGATAATACTTTCATTTTTTCAAAGGACTCTTGTCTTCTTACTTCATAAATATAAACTTTGTTCCAAGGGGCTATAACCTGAAACCCTTCTCCCAATGCGGGCTCATCTATTACTACCCCACCCCCAAAGCGTTTCCATAAAACCCCGGCTTGACCGGCTTCAATGGTTACAAAGGATTTTGAGAATAAAATAATTGCTATAATTACTAAAAATATAATTGGTAAAATTGCCTTGGGTAATTGTAATTGATTACTACTCATCGTATTTCGTTTTATTTATTAAATAATTGTCTATTTTCTTCAAATTTACGATTTTAAAACCATTTCAGAGAGCTTTAACACTTGTCTTTATATTCACAATCCTCAATTGATGAATCAAATTCCAGCGTGATGTGCTCTAAATCAAATTCATCATGAAGCAATTTCCTTACTTTCTTTTTTATAGCGGTTGTTTCTACTAAGGTCAGTAAATCATTATTCAATGAAAGATGAACCGTACACAAGTTATATTCACCATCTAAACTCCATATATGACAATCGTGAATTTCAGTAATTTCTGGTAACATTTTTAATTTTTCACGCACAGCTTCTAATGACAAATCTCTAGGTGTTCCTTGTAAAATTACGAGTAATGCATCTTTTACGTTTTTATAAACATTAAAAAGGATAAAGAGAGCTATTAAAAGAGATAAGATAGGATCAAGAATTGGCACATCCCAAAACTGCATTACAATACTCGCTATTAATACAGCTACCCAACCCAACACATCTTCCAACAAATGAAGTGACACTACGCGTTCGTTTAACGATTTACCTTGCTGCAACTTAAATACTGCCGCTCCATTGACTATTACTCCTAAAATAGCCAACCACATCATTCCATTGGCATCGGCTTGCTGTGGATCTATTATTCCATATATAGCTTCTCTAATTATAAAAATGGAACCGACTACCAAAACTATTGAATTGATAATTGCCCCTAATAAGGAAAATCTTCTATACCCATAAGAATACTTTTTAGTAGCCTTTTTATTAGATAATTTTTGAAAATACCAAGAGAGGCCTAAACTAAAACTATCACCTAAATCATGCAACGCATCTGAAGTTATAGCCAAACTATTGGTATAAATACCGCCAATAAATTCTATGATAGTAAATGATAAATTTAAGAAAAAAGCAACTTTTATATTTTCTGTATTGTGATGATGATGTGAATGGTTGTGTGCCATAAGTCCTTATTTTTATAACAAGACGTCAATTGTTTGTGAAAGATGCAAAATCGACCTTATTGAGCTGCATAATAATATTCCGAATTTTCTAAAAATGATTTAAATGGAATTATCTCATTATAATAGTGCACCTTATCTTTTATAATAAAACGACCTTCTTTAGTATTCCAATCCAAAATAACACTTTTAAAAGTTATTATTGAGCTTAAGTTGTAAATATCATATAAGTGTTTCAAAACCTCACTTACAGCATCCATATTTTCAAATTGATCATCCTTTGAAATAAATTCTTCAATAATTTTAAAATCTGATTTACTTATATCTTTAAATTTTTTTTTAAGCAAATAGGGTAACGTCTCTTTGTTTTTTATCTTTTTAACCATAGTATTAATAAAACTATGCAGAAAAACATTATCATCATTATTTTCCAAAAAACTATACGTTAATAAGTCTCCCTTTTTAAATAAACCCAGTGGAATTAATTTAAGATTCAATTGTGTCTCAGTACCTTTTTGTGGAATCATTGCTTCTATATAAAAGCAACTATACTTTAATAATGGAATACTGGAAAGCTCTGGAATAAAATCCTTAATACCGAAATTTTTTGGCAAAACCTGATTCAAATTACGATTTGAAGATAAGCTTCTATTGAAATAACGATTTACCATATTTTTCAACAACGTATATTCATTATTTTTGTCTTTATATGCCCCAACGACAGCTTTCAAATAGAATCTATTAATTTCTAAATAGCCATTCTTAGTATCATTAATCAACACATTGGAATTCATTTTATCTGACCATTCCTCCCACTCTTGCCATCCTTTATTATCTATAAAGTTTTGAATCTTGCCATTATACCCCTCAAGATCATAGGTATCTAAAACCTGCTGCCATAATTGAATTTCTAAAGATTCTTTTTTCTGGGAATAAACTGAATTATATAAAAACAAAACAAGTAGTATACTAAACGAGAATTGGCATTGTTTAAATTTTCCCATAATACTTTCTTATAAACCACTCTAAACTTAAACTCAATAAAGTTAGTGCCAACAGCCATTCCCAATCAATTAATGATTGTATTTTCTCTTTACTTTTCTGAATAATTTTATACCTATTGTCATTCGTCAATTTATTAAACAATTTTTCAGATTTATCTATATGTGTAAAATCACCACCAGAAGAAGTTGCCAAAAGCTTTAAATCTTTTGTGTTAGCGGTTGATAACTGTTGTTCAATATCGAATGGTAAAATTAAAAAACTACCATATTTTATACTGCTTTTATCCTCCGTTTGTACAGAAAAGCTATAATCACCTGGTTTTAAATCTTTAAATAATACTTCATAATGATTCCCCATTAACGTAAATGGTATTTTAGTAGTTTCTTTTGTAGCCTTATTGGTTGCCGTTAAAACTAAACTTCCCTCATTATCAAAAACATAGGTAGCATCAAAATATTGAGCTTTAATCAGGACATTTTGATTTGCATAATAAAAGGGAGCGTATTCAATCTCTAATCGATCATATTTTCTTGTTGATGATAAATATTGTACTAACTTATTAAAGAAATTATCAAACTGCTTAAATGAATTATCCTCCACATGTTTTTGCATTCTCCATTTCCAGATATCGCTACCTAATAATATTGCCCCTCTTCTATCATCTAAAGAAAACGTTGCCAATAAAGGGTTTTTAGTTTCAAAATTTGAAATACGTTGAAAAAGAATTGTTTTATGCGGTACTTTAAATTTTATTTCTCCAAAATATCCCTTCAACGGAGTTAGATCTGCAAACTGAATATCTTCATTAATAAACTCATCATAATCTTCATTAAAAATAGACACATAACTTTCTATTTTTGATACATATTTTTTTGTAAAAAAAGGTTGAGCACTATTTAAAAAATTCCATTGAGTTGCCGCACCTGTTACTACAAAAATATTGGCTTTAACCGTTTCGATATCCTCAAATATTTTCTTAAACTTACTATTCGGTTGATAAAGTATAATTAATTGATAATCTTTGTATTGAATGTTTTTATTTAGATTGTTTTCCACAACAACCTTATGCTGTTTGTTTGAAGATATAGATCTACTTATCATACCTATATCTGGATGATTAACAGCACTCAAAACTAAAATTTTCGCTTGCTCATTTACAACTTCTAAGCTAAAGTTCTTACTATTATTAACTGTATTTTTCTCATTATTTAGGGGTGATATGGTACACGTATAATTCTGTATTCCTATGCGGTTGGCTTCTAAATTAAATTGTACTTTCTGAGAAGAATTCTCACTGGAAAAATTTAATACTTTTCTAAAAACCACTTTTCCATTTTGCGATACAGTAAAATTTTGTTTCACATTTTCACTTCCATCATAATTAACAAAAATCTCTACAGGGAAATTATTATTAAGATTGGCGTATGAGTTTACGTTTACCTGAGTTATTTTTAAATCATCGTATTGTAAAGTATCACCAACAACTACAGGATAAATAGGGTATTTCGCCTTATAATAGGCATAATTTGATCCTTGTGTTTGATTACCATCTGTAATTAAAATAGTTGGGGCAACAATTTCCTTATGCAGTGCTTGAAGCTCTT
The nucleotide sequence above comes from Aureibaculum algae. Encoded proteins:
- a CDS encoding acetyl-CoA carboxylase carboxyltransferase subunit alpha, whose translation is MEYLDFEQPIQELEEQLSKCLIIGKESDVDVTETCEQIEKKLVKTRTDIYKNLTAWQRVQLSRHPSRPYTLDFIKALTKGTFMELHGDRNVKDDKAMIGGLGKIGDQSYMFIGQQKGFNTKTRQFRNFGMANPEGYRKALRLMKMAEKFGIPVVTLIDTPGAYPGLEAEERGQGEAIARNIFEMTILKTPIISIVIGEGASGGAVGIGVGDRVYMMENTWYTVISPESCSSILWRSWDHKEEAAESLKLTAKDMKKQGLIDGIIKEPFGGAHSNRAEAFAIVEKQIVKTYAELSKLTIKKLIKERMDKYDGMGVFNA
- a CDS encoding phosphoribosyltransferase family protein, yielding MERSIILNNTEIQHKIRRMAFQIYESNANQKEVVIAGIANNGFVLANKIKTILEEISPIKATVCEVIINKKKPLSRVETSIPESDYKNKSLILVDDVLNSGTTLMYAVKHFLDVPLKQFKTAVLVNRNHKKYPIKADFKGLSLSTSIQEHIAVEIEDDKMIAYLD
- a CDS encoding shikimate kinase, with translation MKLVFIGYMASGKSSIGRIIAKKVQIPFIDLDDFIEKKENLSIVELFKTKGEIYFRKKETQFLEELLKNEESFVLALGGGTPCYGKNIDLINEFSTSVYLKSSLQNTYNTLSKAENKESRPLIATIPNDKLKEFIAKHLFERTTYYEQAQHAILIDNKGMDEIAEEILIRLDDPALKK
- a CDS encoding carboxypeptidase-like regulatory domain-containing protein, which translates into the protein MQKLLPTLLSLFMFVSFLNAQDKEVSDTQSPAKILKGRIIDVNDKTALQSANIVNLNTAVGTITNSNGNFEIPAHANDTLHISYLGYQSIKLKITNDLLRGNELEIAIHEKTIDIDEVTVKAHNLIGVLEIDAKNVPMDKFSRIHIEGLPQTYEIGKPQGKEYTGVGGALFNPVDFWYTKFGKKPKELKKLRKLKEQDNSRDMMEGNFSREILMDYMDMSRKELDDLLKECNYSSSFTKKASDLQIIEAVLECYENYRAIKEGTVSKEKVRVNNQEKN
- a CDS encoding prohibitin family protein, translating into MSSNQLQLPKAILPIIFLVIIAIILFSKSFVTIEAGQAGVLWKRFGGGVVIDEPALGEGFQVIAPWNKVYIYEVRRQESFEKMKVLSSNGLDIQLDASIWYQPKYAELGKLHQDIGEDYLNRILLPTIRSAARSVVGRYTPEQLYSSKRDAIQAEIFEESKKIINDQHILLDEILVRDVTLPSTIKEAIERKLKQEQESLEYEFRLVTADKEAQKQIIEAKGKAEANKILSASLTDKILQDKGIEATLELAKSPNSKVVIVGSSKDGLPLILGNN
- a CDS encoding cation diffusion facilitator family transporter, with protein sequence MAHNHSHHHHNTENIKVAFFLNLSFTIIEFIGGIYTNSLAITSDALHDLGDSFSLGLSWYFQKLSNKKATKKYSYGYRRFSLLGAIINSIVLVVGSIFIIREAIYGIIDPQQADANGMMWLAILGVIVNGAAVFKLQQGKSLNERVVSLHLLEDVLGWVAVLIASIVMQFWDVPILDPILSLLIALFILFNVYKNVKDALLVILQGTPRDLSLEAVREKLKMLPEITEIHDCHIWSLDGEYNLCTVHLSLNNDLLTLVETTAIKKKVRKLLHDEFDLEHITLEFDSSIEDCEYKDKC
- a CDS encoding VWA domain-containing protein encodes the protein MSSNTIFLILLAAIIAIMMAFFQYYYKNKDRSRTDIILTFLRFLSVFSLLVLLINPKIKSNVIENVQPVLNVLVDNSTSIAYAKAEEKVTSFVSEIKGNKALNEKFDINFYAFSDILKEQDTFAFIILETNIVKPLQELQALHKEIVAPTILITDGNQTQGSNYAYYKAKYPIYPVVVGDTLQYDDLKITQVNVNSYANLNNNFPVEIFVNYDGSENVKQNFTVSQNGKVVFRKVLNFSSENSSQKVQFNLEANRIGIQNYTCTISPLNNEKNTVNNSKNFSLEVVNEQAKILVLSAVNHPDIGMISRSISSNKQHKVVVENNLNKNIQYKDYQLIILYQPNSKFKKIFEDIETVKANIFVVTGAATQWNFLNSAQPFFTKKYVSKIESYVSIFNEDYDEFINEDIQFADLTPLKGYFGEIKFKVPHKTILFQRISNFETKNPLLATFSLDDRRGAILLGSDIWKWRMQKHVEDNSFKQFDNFFNKLVQYLSSTRKYDRLEIEYAPFYYANQNVLIKAQYFDATYVFDNEGSLVLTATNKATKETTKIPFTLMGNHYEVLFKDLKPGDYSFSVQTEDKSSIKYGSFLILPFDIEQQLSTANTKDLKLLATSSGGDFTHIDKSEKLFNKLTNDNRYKIIQKSKEKIQSLIDWEWLLALTLLSLSLEWFIRKYYGKI